One genomic region from Carettochelys insculpta isolate YL-2023 chromosome 4, ASM3395843v1, whole genome shotgun sequence encodes:
- the TEC gene encoding tyrosine-protein kinase Tec isoform X4: MMVPLFPVRINIHFSAYSRDQWVTNLKEEIKKNSNIMVKYHPKFWTEGIYQCCRQTEKLAPGCEKYSLFENSIRKSPSPITDKNKRRPPPPIPPIEEDEDDDEEIVVAMYDFQPTESHDLRLERGEEYTILEKNDIHWWKARDKYGNTGYIPSNYVTGKKSNNLDQYEWYCRNLNRSKAEQLLRDEDKEGGFVVRDSSQPGLYTVSLYTKFGGEGSSGIRHYHIKETVTSPKQYYLAEKHLFNTIPEIIEYHKHNAAGLVTRLRYPVTPKKKTAPTTAGFSYEKWEINPSELTFMRELGSGLFGVVRLGKWRAQYKVAIKAIREGAMSEEDFIEEAKVMMKLTHPKLVQLYGVCTQQKPIYIVTEFMEHGCLLNYLRQKHGHFNKDILLTMCQDVCEGMEYLERNSFIHRDLAARNCLVNESGVVKVSDFGMTRYVLDDQYTSSSGAKFPVKWCPPEVFNYSRFSSKSDVWSFGVLMWEVFTEGKMPFEKNTNYEVVTMVSQGQRLYRPKLASKNVYHVMVMCWQERPEGRPTFENLLRTIDEIVESEDAC; encoded by the exons aaataaagaaaaatagtAATATAATGGTAAAGTATCATCCTAAATTCTGGACAGAAGGAATTTATCAGTGCTGCAGACAAACAGAAAAATTAGCACCTGGCTGTGAAAAATACAGTCTCTTTGAAAACA GCATCAGAAAATCACCTTCTCCAATAACAGATAAGAATAAG CGAAGGCCTCCACCACCTATTCCCCCAATAGaggaagatgaggatgacgatgagGAAATAGTAGTAGCAATGTATGATTTTCAACCTACAGAGTCTCATGATTTGAGACTAGAGAGAGGTGAAGAATATACGATACTTGAAAAAAATGACATTCATTGGTGGAAAGCAAGAGATAAATATGG AAATACAGGATATATTCCAAGCAACTATGTAACAGGAAAAAAGTCCAACAACCTCGATCAATATGA gTGGTATTGCAGAAATCTGAATAGAAGTAAAGCAGAACAACTTCTCAGAGATGAG GATAAAGAAGGTGGTTTTGTGGTGAGAGATTCTAGTCAGCCGGGTCTGTATACAGTATCTCTTTATACAAAATTTGGAGG AGAAGGTTCATCAGGAATAAGACACTACCATATCAAAGAAACAGTGACATCACCAAAGCAGTACTATCTAGCAGAAAAACATCTTTTTAACACCATTCCAGAGATAATTGAGTATCATAAACATAATGCAGCAG GTCTTGTTACACGGTTACGATACCCAGTGACTCCAAAGAAGAAGACTGCACCAACTACTGCAGGGTTCAGCTATG AGAAATGGGAAATTAATCCATCAGAGCTGACCTTCATGAGAGAACTGGGGAGTGGTCTCTTTGGAGTAGTGCGCCTTGGCAAATGGAGGGCACAATATAAAGTGGCCATCAAAGCAATCCGAGAAGGTGCAATGTCTGAGGAGGATTTCATAGAAGAAGCTAAAGTAATGAT GAAGCTAACACATCCTAAATTAGTTCAACTCTACGGGGTCTGTACGCAGCAGAAGCCTATTTACATAGTGACAGAATTCATGGAACATGGCTGCCTTCTGAATTACCTTCGACAAAAACATGGACACTTTAATAAAGATATCCTGCTGACAATGTGCCAAGATGTATGTGAAGGGATGGAGTACTTGGAGAGAAACAGCTTTATCCACAGAGATCTG GCTGCCAGAAACTGTTTAGTGAATGAATCAGGAGTGGTGAAAGTATCTGATTTTGGAATGACAAG gTATGTCCTTGATGACCAGTACACAAGTTCTTCAGGTGCTAAGTTTCCTGTaaagtggtgtcccccagaagttTTTAATTATAGCCGATTCAGCAGCAAATCAGATGTCTGGTCATTTG GTGTTCTAATGTGGGAAGTATTTACTGAGGGTAAGATGCCCTTTGAGAAAAACACAAATTATGAAGTGGTAACTATGGTTAGCCAAGGACAGCGTCTGTATCGGCCAAAATTAGCTTCCAAGAATGTGTATCATGTGATGGTGATGTGCTGGCAGGAG